In Primulina eburnea isolate SZY01 chromosome 3, ASM2296580v1, whole genome shotgun sequence, one DNA window encodes the following:
- the LOC140827387 gene encoding uncharacterized protein: protein MAIATIVATTLQGLVNPNANQPPPHPPQHGVKFHYESLRKNRCPTFNGAADPEVSQSWLKSVETQLRLLEVPDALKVDVIVPFLEDKAAKWWEAVSPAMTAAGPITWQIFRETFLKQYYMAKVRLQKLSEFENFSQAPDMSVVEYTSQFNVLGSYAPAIIANEILKLHRFKKGLNSRIQSALAIYQPANFLDLMGAAIQAETDIRRRGRENRNKRPLVSHPSQGIPMFKRLNQSGGPPSGQFPANNHQGLKPCPTCGFKHSGECRRASGVCFGCGKSGHRIVECPTAANRPARPNRGTRPIAGAGPSKSKEDKNRMPGYLPSRKRRQTNDVVSGTIFIQQVPAYVLFDCGATNSFMSKRFAKKLKRKPVKLTEPFRIATPTSRAIETDEIYRDCKISISDQTFSADLIQLVMVDFDVILGM from the coding sequence ATGGCCATAGCCACAATCGTGGCAACAACTCTGCAAGGGTTAGTGAACCCGAATGCCAATCAACCACCACCACATCCACCACAGCACGGAGTAAAGTTCCATTATGAATCCCTCCGCAAGAACAGGTGTCCAACCTTCAATGGAGCTGCTGACCCTGAAGTTAGCCAGAGTTGGCTAAAAAGCGTGGAAACTCAGTTGAGACTGTTGGAAGTCCCGGATGCACTAAAAGTGGACGTGATAGTGCCCTTCCTGGAAGACAAGGCAGCTAAATGGTGGGAAGCAGTCTCGCCAGCCATGACTGCTGCTGGACCAATCACATGGCAAATCTTCCGGGAAACATTTCTGAAACAGTACTACATGGCAAAAGTCAGATTGCAGAAGTTAAGTGAGTTTGAGAATTTCAGTCAAGCTCCAGATATGTCAGTTGTGGAATACACTTCTCAGTTCAATGTCCTTGGATCTTACGCTCCAGCAATCATTGCAAATGAAATTCTGAAATTGCACCGCTTTAAGAAGGGGTTGAACAGCAGGATCCAATCAGCTCTAGCGATCTACCAACCTGCCAACTTTTTAGACTTGATGGGTGCGGCTATCCAAGCCGAAACTGATATTCGTCGAAGAGGAAGGGAAAACAGGAACAAGCGACCCCTTGTCAGCCATCCTTCTCAGGGCATACCAATGTTCAAGAGGCTCAATCAGTCGGGTGGACCTCCCTCAGGGCAATTCCCCGCCAATAACCATCAAGGGCTCAAGCCATGCCCAACTTGTGGCTTCAAGCACTCCGGGGAATGCCGAAGGGCCAGCGGTGTATGCTTTGGATGTGGAAAATCGGGGCACAGAATTGTAGAATGTCCTACCGCCGCCAACCGACCAGCAAGGCCGAACAGAGGAACTCGGCCAATTGCGGGAGCAGGCCCTAGTAAATCAAAGGAGGACAAAAACCGAATGCCAGGGTATTTGCCATCACGCAAGAGGAGGCAGACGAACGATGTCGTGTCAGGTACCATATTTATTCAGCAAGTGcctgcttatgtgttatttgactGTGGTGCTACAAATTCCTTtatgtctaagagatttgctAAGAAGCTAAAACGTAAGCCCGTTAAGCTAACTGAACCCTTCCGAATAGCCACACCTACTAGTAGAGCTATTGAAACTGACGAGATTTACAGGGATTGTAAAATCAGTATTAGTGATCAGACTTTTAGCGCCGACTTGATACAGTTGGTCATGGTCGATTTCGACGTAATCTTAGGAATGTAA
- the LOC140827388 gene encoding uncharacterized protein — protein sequence MIVDKVKIVREKLKTTQDRQESWADLKIRPVEFNVGEKAYVKVSPMRRVVRFSKAEKLNPRYVGPFEIFENVGTLACRLALPPSMSRIHNVFHVSQLRRYIPDPSHVLELEPLLVEENLGEGLKYEEVPIRIVDTKEQVLRRRIIPYVTVQWSNHTEREATLEVEEKMRKEYPLETKPTSHKERGT from the coding sequence ATGATAGTAGACAAGGTTAAAATTGTCCGAGAGAAGCTCAAGACAACTCAAGATCGACAGGAGAGCTGGGCAGATCTTAAAATAAGGCCGGTAGAGTTCAACGTGGGCGAGAAGGCTTATGTGAAAGTCTCGCCTATGAGAAGAGTTGTTCGATTCAGTAAGGCTGAGAAGCTGAACCCTCGATATGTTGGAccttttgaaatctttgaaaacGTGGGCACGCTAGCATGCAGACTGGCATTGCCACCAAGCATGTCACGAATCCACAACGTGTTCCATGTGTCCCAATTGAGAAGGTACATTCCAGACCCGAGTCACGTATTAGAGTTAGAACCACTCTTGGTTGAAGAGAACTTGGGAGAAGGACTAAAATACGAAGAAGTCCCTATCAGAATCGTGGACACCAAAGAGCAAGTTCTTAGACGACGTATCATTCCCTACGTCACGGTACAGTGGTCCAACCACACGGAGCGAGAAGCAACTTTGGAAGTTGAAGAGAAGATGCGAAAAGAATATCCCTTGGAGACCAAGCCAACTTCTCATAAGGAGAGAGGGACGTGA